Proteins encoded together in one Numida meleagris isolate 19003 breed g44 Domestic line chromosome 17, NumMel1.0, whole genome shotgun sequence window:
- the SLC26A11 gene encoding sodium-independent sulfate anion transporter isoform X2, which yields MWGPSDPGQRWWQRAVRRRLPVLGWLPRYSLSCLRLDLTAGVTVGLTVVPQALAYAEVAGLPVQVSSWTLFPARSLRALRRLLPSPLASTKSRVGDAVLGLACLAVLTGLRAMKSRLHPAARTEPLATRASVLLVRSCATARNALVVLAAGLVAYSFQASGSQPLTLTGSVPHGLPPFRPPPFSKAVPNGTVPFSRMVQDMGAGLAVVPLVGVLETVAIAKAFASQNDYRIDANQELLAMGTANVLGSFFSSYPITGSFGRTAVNAQTGVCTPMGGLVTGTLVLLSLAYLTSIFCYIPKAALAAVIISAVVPMFDARIFRTLWRVKRLDLVPLCVTFLLCFWEVQYGIMAGVLVSGILLLYSVARPPIKGRPQPSAHRDSAPWASCRCWSRARCSCSRGAACTSPPLTTSRTSSVLERWQHLHRALSSWTATTSAASTTRRWWGWPSCCRSCASTASRWCSAACRTRFSEPCWLQTWKDSDIFPAGRRQSAVAKWSWGAAGQCPSTAPVRARCCLQGLSSEAEQPCGARSGPCLCPKSCSRRPQGLHIMCLRGQAVLGRETRGQRSDLTRWIPLTAAGIKSPPGRSCLFKSDVLFLETFVTPLHFRES from the exons ATGTGGGGCCCGAGTGACCCCGGGCAGCGCTGGTGGCAGCGGGCGGTGCGCCGGAGGCTGCCCGTGCTCGGCTGGCTGCCGCGCTACTCGCTGTCCTGCCTGCGGCTCGACCTGACCGCCGGCGTCACCGTGGGGCTCACGGTGGTGCCGCAGGCGCTGGCGTACGCCGAGGTGGCCGGGCTGCCCGTGCAG GTTTCCTCCTGGACTTTGTTTCCTGCCCGGTCATTAAGGGCTTTACGTCGGCTGCTTCCATCACCATTAGCTTCAACCAAGTCAAG GGTCGGGGATGCTGTCCTGGGGCTGGCCTGCCTGGCCGTGCTCACAGGGCTGCGGGCCATGAAGAGCCGCCTGCACCCCGCTGCCCGCACGGAACCTCTGGCTACCAGGGCCAGCGTCCTGCTCGTCCGGAGCTGTGCCACCG CACGCAACGCCCTGGTGGTGCTGGCTGCCGGCCTGGTGGCATACTCCTTCCAGGCGAGTGGCTCCCAACCGCTGACGCTCACCGGCAGCGTCCCCCATGGGCTCCCCCCGTTCCGCCCACCGCCCTTCTCCAAGGCCGTTCCCAATGGCACCGTGCCCTTCAGCAGGATGGTGCAG GACATGGGGGCCGGGCTGGCCGTGGTCCCACTGGTGGGCGTGCTGGAGACCGTCGCCATTGCCAAAGCCTTTG CCTCGCAGAATGATTACAGGATCGATGCcaaccaggagctgctggccatGG GAACTGCTAACGTCCTGGGCTCCTTCTTCTCCTCGTATCCCATCACAGGAAGCTTTGGCAG GACAGCAGTGAACGCGCAGACGGGGGTCTGCACCCCCATGGGGGGGCTTGTCACAG GCAccctggtgctgctgtccctggcCTACCTCACCTCCATCTTCTGCTACATCCCCAAAGCGGCGCTGGCAGCCGTCATCATCTCTGCTGTGGTTCCCATGTTTGATGCCAGGATCTTCAGGACGCTCTGGAGGGTTAAGA GGCTGGACCTCGTTCCCCTCTGCGTGACattcctgctctgcttctggGAGGTGCAGTATGGTATCATGGCTGGAGTGCTGGTCTCAGGGATCCTCCTGCTCTACTCCGTGGCCAGGCCCCCGATCAAG GGCAGACCCCAACCCTCAGCCCACCGTGACTCAGCCCCATGGGCCTCGTGCAGGTGTTGGAGCAGGGCACGCTGCTCGTGCAGCCGGGGAGCAGCCTGCACTTCCCCGCCACTGACCACCTCCAGGACATCATCCGTGCTCGAGCGCTGGCAG catctccaccGTGCTCTGTCTTCCTGGACTGCCACCACGTCAGCAGCATCGACTACACGGCGGTGGTGGGGCTGGccgagctgctgcaggagctgcgcAAGCACGGCATCTCGCTGGtgttctgcagcctgcag GACCCGGTTCTCcgagccctgctggctgcagactTGGAAGGATTCCGACATTTTCCCAGCTGGGAGGAGGCAG AGCGCTGTGGCGAAgtggagctggggggcagcggGACAGTGCCCATCGACAGCACCAGTGAGAGCtcgctgctgcctgcagggcttATCCAGTGAGGCAGAGCAGCCGTGTGGGGCTCGCTCCGGGCCGTGTCTCTGCCCCAAGAGCTGCTCCCGACGGCCCCAGGGGCTGCACATCATGTGCCTGCGAGGGCAGGCAGTGCTTGGCAGAGAGACACGGGGACAGAGGAGCGACCTGACCCGATGGATTCCCCTCACTGCTGCCGGGATAAAGTCACCCCCTGGAAGAAGCTGCCTTTTCAAATCggatgttttatttctggagaCTTTTGTTACTCCGTTACACttcagagaatcataa
- the SLC26A11 gene encoding sodium-independent sulfate anion transporter isoform X4, whose protein sequence is MTLPMLCCSPSCPAASSWPWGSCTSVSSWTLFPARSLRALRRLLPSPLASTKSRVGDAVLGLACLAVLTGLRAMKSRLHPAARTEPLATRASVLLVRSCATARNALVVLAAGLVAYSFQASGSQPLTLTGSVPHGLPPFRPPPFSKAVPNGTVPFSRMVQDMGAGLAVVPLVGVLETVAIAKAFASQNDYRIDANQELLAMGTANVLGSFFSSYPITGSFGRTAVNAQTGVCTPMGGLVTGTLVLLSLAYLTSIFCYIPKAALAAVIISAVVPMFDARIFRTLWRVKRLDLVPLCVTFLLCFWEVQYGIMAGVLVSGILLLYSVARPPIKGRPQPSAHRDSAPWASCRCWSRARCSCSRGAACTSPPLTTSRTSSVLERWQHLHRALSSWTATTSAASTTRRWWGWPSCCRSCASTASRWCSAACRTRFSEPCWLQTWKDSDIFPAGRRQSAVAKWSWGAAGQCPSTAPVRARCCLQGLSSEAEQPCGARSGPCLCPKSCSRRPQGLHIMCLRGQAVLGRETRGQRSDLTRWIPLTAAGIKSPPGRSCLFKSDVLFLETFVTPLHFRES, encoded by the exons ATGACCCTGCCTATGCTGTGCTGCTCGCCTTCCTGTCCGGCTGCATCCAGCTGGCCATGGGGCTCCTGCACCTCG GTTTCCTCCTGGACTTTGTTTCCTGCCCGGTCATTAAGGGCTTTACGTCGGCTGCTTCCATCACCATTAGCTTCAACCAAGTCAAG GGTCGGGGATGCTGTCCTGGGGCTGGCCTGCCTGGCCGTGCTCACAGGGCTGCGGGCCATGAAGAGCCGCCTGCACCCCGCTGCCCGCACGGAACCTCTGGCTACCAGGGCCAGCGTCCTGCTCGTCCGGAGCTGTGCCACCG CACGCAACGCCCTGGTGGTGCTGGCTGCCGGCCTGGTGGCATACTCCTTCCAGGCGAGTGGCTCCCAACCGCTGACGCTCACCGGCAGCGTCCCCCATGGGCTCCCCCCGTTCCGCCCACCGCCCTTCTCCAAGGCCGTTCCCAATGGCACCGTGCCCTTCAGCAGGATGGTGCAG GACATGGGGGCCGGGCTGGCCGTGGTCCCACTGGTGGGCGTGCTGGAGACCGTCGCCATTGCCAAAGCCTTTG CCTCGCAGAATGATTACAGGATCGATGCcaaccaggagctgctggccatGG GAACTGCTAACGTCCTGGGCTCCTTCTTCTCCTCGTATCCCATCACAGGAAGCTTTGGCAG GACAGCAGTGAACGCGCAGACGGGGGTCTGCACCCCCATGGGGGGGCTTGTCACAG GCAccctggtgctgctgtccctggcCTACCTCACCTCCATCTTCTGCTACATCCCCAAAGCGGCGCTGGCAGCCGTCATCATCTCTGCTGTGGTTCCCATGTTTGATGCCAGGATCTTCAGGACGCTCTGGAGGGTTAAGA GGCTGGACCTCGTTCCCCTCTGCGTGACattcctgctctgcttctggGAGGTGCAGTATGGTATCATGGCTGGAGTGCTGGTCTCAGGGATCCTCCTGCTCTACTCCGTGGCCAGGCCCCCGATCAAG GGCAGACCCCAACCCTCAGCCCACCGTGACTCAGCCCCATGGGCCTCGTGCAGGTGTTGGAGCAGGGCACGCTGCTCGTGCAGCCGGGGAGCAGCCTGCACTTCCCCGCCACTGACCACCTCCAGGACATCATCCGTGCTCGAGCGCTGGCAG catctccaccGTGCTCTGTCTTCCTGGACTGCCACCACGTCAGCAGCATCGACTACACGGCGGTGGTGGGGCTGGccgagctgctgcaggagctgcgcAAGCACGGCATCTCGCTGGtgttctgcagcctgcag GACCCGGTTCTCcgagccctgctggctgcagactTGGAAGGATTCCGACATTTTCCCAGCTGGGAGGAGGCAG AGCGCTGTGGCGAAgtggagctggggggcagcggGACAGTGCCCATCGACAGCACCAGTGAGAGCtcgctgctgcctgcagggcttATCCAGTGAGGCAGAGCAGCCGTGTGGGGCTCGCTCCGGGCCGTGTCTCTGCCCCAAGAGCTGCTCCCGACGGCCCCAGGGGCTGCACATCATGTGCCTGCGAGGGCAGGCAGTGCTTGGCAGAGAGACACGGGGACAGAGGAGCGACCTGACCCGATGGATTCCCCTCACTGCTGCCGGGATAAAGTCACCCCCTGGAAGAAGCTGCCTTTTCAAATCggatgttttatttctggagaCTTTTGTTACTCCGTTACACttcagagaatcataa
- the SLC26A11 gene encoding sodium-independent sulfate anion transporter isoform X3 produces the protein MWGPSDPGQRWWQRAVRRRLPVLGWLPRYSLSCLRLDLTAGVTVGLTVVPQALAYAEVAGLPVQYGLYSSFVGCFVYCLLGTAKDVTLGPTAIMSLLVSSYAFHDPAYAVLLAFLSGCIQLAMGLLHLGFLLDFVSCPVIKGFTSAASITISFNQVKNILGLRGVPRQFFLQVYETLRRIGETRVGDAVLGLACLAVLTGLRAMKSRLHPAARTEPLATRASVLLVRSCATARNALVVLAAGLVAYSFQASGSQPLTLTGSVPHGLPPFRPPPFSKAVPNGTVPFSRMVQDMGAGLAVVPLVGVLETVAIAKAFASQNDYRIDANQELLAMGTANVLGSFFSSYPITGSFGRTAVNAQTGVCTPMGGLVTGTLVLLSLAYLTSIFCYIPKAALAAVIISAVVPMFDARIFRTLWRVKRLDLVPLCVTFLLCFWEVQYGIMAGVLVSGILLLYSVARPPIKVLEQGTLLVQPGSSLHFPATDHLQDIIRARALAASPPCSVFLDCHHVSSIDYTAVVGLAELLQELRKHGISLVFCSLQDPVLRALLAADLEGFRHFPSWEEAERCGEVELGGSGTVPIDSTSESSLLPAGLIQ, from the exons ATGTGGGGCCCGAGTGACCCCGGGCAGCGCTGGTGGCAGCGGGCGGTGCGCCGGAGGCTGCCCGTGCTCGGCTGGCTGCCGCGCTACTCGCTGTCCTGCCTGCGGCTCGACCTGACCGCCGGCGTCACCGTGGGGCTCACGGTGGTGCCGCAGGCGCTGGCGTACGCCGAGGTGGCCGGGCTGCCCGTGCAG TACGGCCTCTACTCTTCCTTCGTGGGCTGCTTTGTGTACTGCCTCCTGGGCACCGCCAAGGACGTGACGCTGGGCCCCACCGCCATCATGTCCCTGCTTGTCTCGTCCTACGCCTTCCATGACCCTGCCTATGCTGTGCTGCTCGCCTTCCTGTCCGGCTGCATCCAGCTGGCCATGGGGCTCCTGCACCTCG GTTTCCTCCTGGACTTTGTTTCCTGCCCGGTCATTAAGGGCTTTACGTCGGCTGCTTCCATCACCATTAGCTTCAACCAAGTCAAG AACATCCTGGGGCTGCGGGGGGTCCCTCGACAGTTTTTCCTGCAGGTGTATGAGACGCTGAGGAGGATCGGGGAGACCAG GGTCGGGGATGCTGTCCTGGGGCTGGCCTGCCTGGCCGTGCTCACAGGGCTGCGGGCCATGAAGAGCCGCCTGCACCCCGCTGCCCGCACGGAACCTCTGGCTACCAGGGCCAGCGTCCTGCTCGTCCGGAGCTGTGCCACCG CACGCAACGCCCTGGTGGTGCTGGCTGCCGGCCTGGTGGCATACTCCTTCCAGGCGAGTGGCTCCCAACCGCTGACGCTCACCGGCAGCGTCCCCCATGGGCTCCCCCCGTTCCGCCCACCGCCCTTCTCCAAGGCCGTTCCCAATGGCACCGTGCCCTTCAGCAGGATGGTGCAG GACATGGGGGCCGGGCTGGCCGTGGTCCCACTGGTGGGCGTGCTGGAGACCGTCGCCATTGCCAAAGCCTTTG CCTCGCAGAATGATTACAGGATCGATGCcaaccaggagctgctggccatGG GAACTGCTAACGTCCTGGGCTCCTTCTTCTCCTCGTATCCCATCACAGGAAGCTTTGGCAG GACAGCAGTGAACGCGCAGACGGGGGTCTGCACCCCCATGGGGGGGCTTGTCACAG GCAccctggtgctgctgtccctggcCTACCTCACCTCCATCTTCTGCTACATCCCCAAAGCGGCGCTGGCAGCCGTCATCATCTCTGCTGTGGTTCCCATGTTTGATGCCAGGATCTTCAGGACGCTCTGGAGGGTTAAGA GGCTGGACCTCGTTCCCCTCTGCGTGACattcctgctctgcttctggGAGGTGCAGTATGGTATCATGGCTGGAGTGCTGGTCTCAGGGATCCTCCTGCTCTACTCCGTGGCCAGGCCCCCGATCAAG GTGTTGGAGCAGGGCACGCTGCTCGTGCAGCCGGGGAGCAGCCTGCACTTCCCCGCCACTGACCACCTCCAGGACATCATCCGTGCTCGAGCGCTGGCAG catctccaccGTGCTCTGTCTTCCTGGACTGCCACCACGTCAGCAGCATCGACTACACGGCGGTGGTGGGGCTGGccgagctgctgcaggagctgcgcAAGCACGGCATCTCGCTGGtgttctgcagcctgcag GACCCGGTTCTCcgagccctgctggctgcagactTGGAAGGATTCCGACATTTTCCCAGCTGGGAGGAGGCAG AGCGCTGTGGCGAAgtggagctggggggcagcggGACAGTGCCCATCGACAGCACCAGTGAGAGCtcgctgctgcctgcagggcttATCCAGTGA
- the SLC26A11 gene encoding sodium-independent sulfate anion transporter isoform X1 → MWGPSDPGQRWWQRAVRRRLPVLGWLPRYSLSCLRLDLTAGVTVGLTVVPQALAYAEVAGLPVQYGLYSSFVGCFVYCLLGTAKDVTLGPTAIMSLLVSSYAFHDPAYAVLLAFLSGCIQLAMGLLHLGFLLDFVSCPVIKGFTSAASITISFNQVKNILGLRGVPRQFFLQVYETLRRIGETRVGDAVLGLACLAVLTGLRAMKSRLHPAARTEPLATRASVLLVRSCATARNALVVLAAGLVAYSFQASGSQPLTLTGSVPHGLPPFRPPPFSKAVPNGTVPFSRMVQDMGAGLAVVPLVGVLETVAIAKAFASQNDYRIDANQELLAMGTANVLGSFFSSYPITGSFGRTAVNAQTGVCTPMGGLVTGTLVLLSLAYLTSIFCYIPKAALAAVIISAVVPMFDARIFRTLWRVKRLDLVPLCVTFLLCFWEVQYGIMAGVLVSGILLLYSVARPPIKGRPQPSAHRDSAPWASCRCWSRARCSCSRGAACTSPPLTTSRTSSVLERWQHLHRALSSWTATTSAASTTRRWWGWPSCCRSCASTASRWCSAACRTRFSEPCWLQTWKDSDIFPAGRRQSAVAKWSWGAAGQCPSTAPVRARCCLQGLSSEAEQPCGARSGPCLCPKSCSRRPQGLHIMCLRGQAVLGRETRGQRSDLTRWIPLTAAGIKSPPGRSCLFKSDVLFLETFVTPLHFRES, encoded by the exons ATGTGGGGCCCGAGTGACCCCGGGCAGCGCTGGTGGCAGCGGGCGGTGCGCCGGAGGCTGCCCGTGCTCGGCTGGCTGCCGCGCTACTCGCTGTCCTGCCTGCGGCTCGACCTGACCGCCGGCGTCACCGTGGGGCTCACGGTGGTGCCGCAGGCGCTGGCGTACGCCGAGGTGGCCGGGCTGCCCGTGCAG TACGGCCTCTACTCTTCCTTCGTGGGCTGCTTTGTGTACTGCCTCCTGGGCACCGCCAAGGACGTGACGCTGGGCCCCACCGCCATCATGTCCCTGCTTGTCTCGTCCTACGCCTTCCATGACCCTGCCTATGCTGTGCTGCTCGCCTTCCTGTCCGGCTGCATCCAGCTGGCCATGGGGCTCCTGCACCTCG GTTTCCTCCTGGACTTTGTTTCCTGCCCGGTCATTAAGGGCTTTACGTCGGCTGCTTCCATCACCATTAGCTTCAACCAAGTCAAG AACATCCTGGGGCTGCGGGGGGTCCCTCGACAGTTTTTCCTGCAGGTGTATGAGACGCTGAGGAGGATCGGGGAGACCAG GGTCGGGGATGCTGTCCTGGGGCTGGCCTGCCTGGCCGTGCTCACAGGGCTGCGGGCCATGAAGAGCCGCCTGCACCCCGCTGCCCGCACGGAACCTCTGGCTACCAGGGCCAGCGTCCTGCTCGTCCGGAGCTGTGCCACCG CACGCAACGCCCTGGTGGTGCTGGCTGCCGGCCTGGTGGCATACTCCTTCCAGGCGAGTGGCTCCCAACCGCTGACGCTCACCGGCAGCGTCCCCCATGGGCTCCCCCCGTTCCGCCCACCGCCCTTCTCCAAGGCCGTTCCCAATGGCACCGTGCCCTTCAGCAGGATGGTGCAG GACATGGGGGCCGGGCTGGCCGTGGTCCCACTGGTGGGCGTGCTGGAGACCGTCGCCATTGCCAAAGCCTTTG CCTCGCAGAATGATTACAGGATCGATGCcaaccaggagctgctggccatGG GAACTGCTAACGTCCTGGGCTCCTTCTTCTCCTCGTATCCCATCACAGGAAGCTTTGGCAG GACAGCAGTGAACGCGCAGACGGGGGTCTGCACCCCCATGGGGGGGCTTGTCACAG GCAccctggtgctgctgtccctggcCTACCTCACCTCCATCTTCTGCTACATCCCCAAAGCGGCGCTGGCAGCCGTCATCATCTCTGCTGTGGTTCCCATGTTTGATGCCAGGATCTTCAGGACGCTCTGGAGGGTTAAGA GGCTGGACCTCGTTCCCCTCTGCGTGACattcctgctctgcttctggGAGGTGCAGTATGGTATCATGGCTGGAGTGCTGGTCTCAGGGATCCTCCTGCTCTACTCCGTGGCCAGGCCCCCGATCAAG GGCAGACCCCAACCCTCAGCCCACCGTGACTCAGCCCCATGGGCCTCGTGCAGGTGTTGGAGCAGGGCACGCTGCTCGTGCAGCCGGGGAGCAGCCTGCACTTCCCCGCCACTGACCACCTCCAGGACATCATCCGTGCTCGAGCGCTGGCAG catctccaccGTGCTCTGTCTTCCTGGACTGCCACCACGTCAGCAGCATCGACTACACGGCGGTGGTGGGGCTGGccgagctgctgcaggagctgcgcAAGCACGGCATCTCGCTGGtgttctgcagcctgcag GACCCGGTTCTCcgagccctgctggctgcagactTGGAAGGATTCCGACATTTTCCCAGCTGGGAGGAGGCAG AGCGCTGTGGCGAAgtggagctggggggcagcggGACAGTGCCCATCGACAGCACCAGTGAGAGCtcgctgctgcctgcagggcttATCCAGTGAGGCAGAGCAGCCGTGTGGGGCTCGCTCCGGGCCGTGTCTCTGCCCCAAGAGCTGCTCCCGACGGCCCCAGGGGCTGCACATCATGTGCCTGCGAGGGCAGGCAGTGCTTGGCAGAGAGACACGGGGACAGAGGAGCGACCTGACCCGATGGATTCCCCTCACTGCTGCCGGGATAAAGTCACCCCCTGGAAGAAGCTGCCTTTTCAAATCggatgttttatttctggagaCTTTTGTTACTCCGTTACACttcagagaatcataa